From Halomicrobium salinisoli, the proteins below share one genomic window:
- a CDS encoding winged helix-turn-helix domain-containing protein, whose product MTESDGEALADLPPSAKLVYKVLEYDGPLTQKGIVEESMLSARTVRYALERLDEVGVIEEDVYFADARQNLYEISEPAAEQADAAVSD is encoded by the coding sequence ATGACCGAATCCGACGGGGAGGCCCTCGCTGACCTTCCGCCGAGCGCAAAGCTCGTGTACAAGGTTCTGGAGTACGACGGTCCGCTCACCCAGAAGGGCATCGTCGAGGAGTCGATGCTCTCGGCGCGGACCGTCCGCTACGCGCTCGAACGGCTGGACGAGGTGGGCGTCATCGAGGAGGACGTGTACTTCGCCGACGCCCGGCAGAACCTCTACGAGATCAGTGAACCCGCCGCCGAGCAGGCCGACGCCGCCGTCTCCGACTGA